One Halorientalis litorea DNA segment encodes these proteins:
- a CDS encoding phage terminase large subunit family protein yields MAPPSEPTADQRPKAVLFCPDCGHESHVTGDWEVRTSAGRETYVCPVCDAVLTTRHSERLAAD; encoded by the coding sequence ATGGCTCCCCCATCCGAACCGACGGCCGACCAACGCCCGAAAGCGGTGCTGTTCTGCCCCGACTGTGGCCACGAGAGCCACGTCACTGGCGACTGGGAGGTCCGCACGTCGGCGGGCCGCGAGACGTACGTCTGCCCCGTCTGTGATGCGGTTCTCACCACCCGACATAGCGAGCGACTCGCCGCCGACTGA
- the ilvD gene encoding dihydroxy-acid dehydratase: MSQQHDQRPESGKPDDLPSNEVTEGPDKAPHRAMFRAMGYDDEDLSSPMVGVANPAADITPCNVHLDDVANSAYEGIDEGAGMPIEFGTITISDAISMGHEGMKASLISREVIADSVELVAFGERMDGLVTIGGCDKNMPGMMMASIRTDLPSVFLYGGSIMPGEHEGREITIQNMFEGVGAVATGEMTEDELDEMERNACPGAGACGGMFTANTMASISEALGFAPLGSASPPAENESRYDVAREAGELAVEVVRERRKPSDFLTRESFENAIALQVAVGGSTNAVLHLLAMAAEAGIDLDIEDFNRISRQTPKIANLQPGGERVMNDLHEVGGVPVVLKELLDAGHLHGDALTVTGNTLGEELDAYDPPAIADLDADFLHTVADPIHERGAIRILTGNLAPEGAVIKITGEDHLHHEGPVRVFEGEENAMQYVQEGNVESGDVLCIRNEGPRGGPGMREMLGVTSAVAGQGHAEDVALFTDGRFSGATRGFSIGHVAPEAFVGGPIAALEDGDTITIDIDDLEMSVDLSEAELEERLDARDQPEPNYTNGVLAKYGQTFDSAANGAVTNPGAKQD; this comes from the coding sequence ATGAGCCAGCAACACGACCAGCGACCGGAGTCCGGGAAACCCGACGACCTCCCGAGCAACGAGGTGACGGAGGGTCCCGACAAGGCCCCACACCGCGCGATGTTCCGCGCGATGGGCTACGACGACGAGGACCTCTCCTCGCCGATGGTCGGCGTCGCCAACCCCGCCGCGGACATCACGCCCTGTAACGTCCACCTCGACGACGTGGCAAATTCCGCCTACGAAGGCATCGACGAGGGCGCGGGGATGCCAATCGAGTTCGGGACCATCACTATCTCCGACGCCATCTCGATGGGTCACGAGGGCATGAAGGCCTCGCTGATCTCGCGGGAAGTCATCGCCGATTCAGTGGAACTCGTCGCCTTCGGCGAGCGCATGGACGGCCTCGTGACGATCGGCGGTTGTGACAAGAACATGCCGGGGATGATGATGGCGTCCATCCGCACGGACCTGCCCAGCGTCTTCCTCTACGGCGGGTCGATCATGCCCGGCGAACACGAGGGGCGGGAAATCACGATCCAGAACATGTTCGAGGGCGTCGGCGCGGTCGCCACCGGCGAGATGACCGAAGACGAACTCGACGAGATGGAGCGCAACGCTTGTCCCGGCGCGGGGGCCTGTGGCGGGATGTTCACCGCCAACACGATGGCCTCCATCTCGGAAGCGCTGGGCTTTGCACCCCTCGGTTCGGCCTCGCCGCCCGCCGAGAACGAGAGTCGCTACGATGTCGCCCGCGAGGCTGGCGAACTCGCCGTCGAGGTCGTCCGCGAGCGCCGCAAGCCCTCCGATTTCCTCACCCGGGAGTCCTTCGAGAACGCCATCGCCCTGCAGGTCGCGGTCGGTGGCTCGACCAACGCCGTCCTCCACCTGCTGGCGATGGCCGCCGAGGCGGGCATCGACCTCGATATCGAGGACTTCAACCGAATCAGCCGTCAGACGCCGAAAATCGCCAACCTCCAGCCCGGCGGCGAGCGGGTGATGAACGACCTCCACGAGGTCGGTGGCGTCCCGGTCGTCCTCAAGGAACTGCTGGACGCCGGCCACCTCCACGGCGACGCTCTCACCGTGACGGGCAACACGCTCGGCGAGGAACTCGACGCGTACGACCCGCCGGCCATCGCCGACCTCGACGCCGACTTCCTCCACACGGTCGCCGACCCCATCCACGAGCGGGGAGCCATCCGCATCCTCACGGGCAATCTCGCCCCCGAGGGTGCGGTCATCAAGATTACCGGCGAGGACCACCTCCACCACGAGGGACCGGTCCGCGTCTTCGAGGGCGAGGAGAACGCCATGCAGTACGTCCAGGAGGGCAACGTCGAGAGCGGCGACGTACTCTGCATCCGCAACGAGGGACCGCGCGGCGGCCCGGGGATGCGCGAGATGCTCGGCGTCACCTCCGCCGTCGCCGGGCAGGGGCACGCCGAGGACGTGGCACTGTTCACCGACGGCCGCTTCTCGGGCGCGACGCGTGGCTTCTCCATCGGGCACGTCGCCCCCGAAGCCTTCGTCGGCGGCCCCATCGCGGCACTCGAAGACGGTGACACCATCACCATCGACATCGACGACTTGGAGATGTCTGTCGACCTCAGCGAGGCGGAGCTCGAAGAGCGCCTCGACGCCCGCGACCAACCCGAACCGAACTACACGAACGGCGTGCTGGCGAAGTACGGCCAGACGTTCGACTCCGCGGCCAACGGCGCGGTGACCAATCCCGGCGCGAAACAGGACTAA
- a CDS encoding NADH-quinone oxidoreductase subunit D, whose amino-acid sequence MSLEDPEPVRPPASDTGGGAVDYDALAALLGEAVIDREEHVNAEAFVVRPDEVRTVLSTLAEEAGFDHCSCVTAQEYPDRYETIYHLRKYDDPTQEVGVVVPTSTDAPVSQSGEAVYRTADWHEREAYDLVGIEYEGHPDLRRILLPETWQGHPLSRDYNQEQPQIVTLREHANPLEDDHPGDRADTMFLNIGPHHPSTHGVLHLRTVLDGEQVADVDPDIGYIHRCEEQMCQQCTYRHQIMPYPDRWDWVSSGLLNEWAYARAAEDLADIDVPEYAQVIRTLGAELSRMASHMVAVGTFALDVVGEFTVVFQYAFRDRELVLDLLEDLTGQRMMFNYFRLGGVAWDVPDPREAFFEKTRDFLDGLPEKLEEYHTLLSGNEIFQARCLDVGVLDPDVAKTYGCTGPVARGSGIDYDLRRDDPYGYYPELDWDVVTEPDGDVYARVLVRLRELEESARIVRQCIDLLEEWPEDDRTLQSNVPRTLKPDPDAEVYRAVEAAKGELGIYMRSDGTDTPARFKIRSPCFSNLQALPEMAAGEFIPDLVATLGSLDTIMGEVDR is encoded by the coding sequence GTGAGTCTCGAAGACCCGGAACCGGTTCGCCCACCCGCGAGCGACACCGGGGGCGGTGCGGTCGATTACGACGCACTCGCGGCACTGCTGGGTGAGGCAGTCATCGACCGTGAGGAGCACGTCAACGCCGAGGCGTTCGTCGTCCGCCCGGACGAGGTTCGGACGGTCCTCTCGACGCTCGCGGAGGAGGCCGGGTTCGACCACTGTTCCTGCGTCACAGCACAGGAGTACCCGGACCGCTACGAGACAATCTACCATCTGCGGAAGTACGACGACCCGACACAGGAGGTCGGCGTCGTCGTCCCGACGAGTACCGACGCCCCGGTCAGTCAGAGCGGGGAGGCGGTGTACCGCACGGCGGACTGGCACGAACGGGAGGCCTACGATTTGGTGGGCATCGAGTACGAGGGCCACCCGGACCTGCGCCGGATTCTGTTACCCGAGACGTGGCAGGGCCACCCGCTCTCGCGGGACTACAATCAGGAGCAACCGCAAATCGTCACGCTCCGGGAACACGCGAACCCGCTCGAAGACGACCACCCCGGGGACAGGGCGGACACGATGTTCCTCAACATCGGCCCGCATCACCCGTCCACGCACGGCGTCCTCCACCTGCGGACGGTGCTGGACGGCGAGCAGGTCGCCGACGTGGACCCGGACATCGGCTACATCCACCGCTGTGAGGAGCAGATGTGCCAGCAGTGTACGTACCGCCACCAGATTATGCCCTATCCCGACCGCTGGGACTGGGTGTCGTCGGGACTGCTCAACGAGTGGGCCTACGCCCGGGCGGCCGAGGACCTCGCGGACATCGACGTGCCCGAGTACGCGCAGGTCATCCGTACCTTGGGTGCCGAACTCTCGCGGATGGCGTCGCACATGGTCGCCGTCGGCACGTTCGCCTTGGACGTGGTGGGGGAGTTCACCGTCGTCTTCCAGTACGCGTTCCGTGACCGGGAACTCGTCCTCGACCTGTTGGAGGACCTCACCGGCCAGCGGATGATGTTCAACTACTTCCGCCTCGGCGGGGTGGCGTGGGACGTACCCGACCCCCGGGAGGCGTTCTTCGAGAAGACACGGGACTTCCTCGACGGCCTCCCGGAGAAGTTAGAGGAGTACCACACCCTGCTCTCCGGCAACGAGATATTCCAAGCCCGCTGTCTCGACGTTGGCGTCCTCGACCCGGACGTGGCCAAGACGTACGGCTGTACCGGGCCGGTCGCCCGCGGGTCCGGTATCGACTACGACCTGCGCCGGGACGACCCGTACGGCTACTATCCCGAACTCGACTGGGACGTGGTGACGGAACCGGACGGCGACGTGTACGCCCGCGTCCTCGTCCGCCTGCGCGAACTCGAAGAGTCGGCCCGCATCGTCCGGCAGTGCATCGACCTGCTCGAAGAGTGGCCGGAAGACGACCGAACGCTCCAGTCGAACGTCCCCCGGACGCTCAAGCCGGACCCGGACGCGGAGGTGTATCGCGCCGTCGAGGCCGCGAAGGGCGAACTCGGCATCTACATGCGCTCGGACGGCACCGACACGCCCGCGCGATTCAAGATTCGCAGTCCGTGCTTCTCGAACCTCCAAGCCCTCCCGGAGATGGCGGCGGGTGAGTTTATTCCGGACCTCGTCGCCACGCTCGGCAGTCTCGACACCATCATGGGCGAAGTCGACCGATAG
- a CDS encoding DUF998 domain-containing protein, giving the protein MNDRLRRLAALGYVGPPVSLALLVLSTVLDPLFSWQSRSLSSIGEATGTPITATTADQLAFSLFNGGLLVAGLLGVGFAVVLWFETVTRLERVGVGLLAVTMLSNVGVAVAYLDGPFTGVHFVAALGVFFGLTVTLWVYGTALVRRTGGEHGLPSIWMANVHVLAWVVWMVAEALVFTGDGDTWTYFAVPEFVGAVLLGLWVVVQARRVRQSPGRGAHAGR; this is encoded by the coding sequence ATGAACGATAGACTGCGACGGCTCGCGGCACTCGGGTACGTCGGCCCGCCGGTGTCGCTGGCCCTCCTCGTCCTCTCGACGGTTCTGGACCCGCTGTTCTCGTGGCAGTCGCGCTCGCTGTCGAGCATCGGCGAGGCGACGGGGACGCCCATCACGGCGACGACGGCCGACCAGCTAGCCTTCTCGCTGTTCAACGGGGGCCTCCTCGTCGCGGGGCTGCTCGGTGTGGGATTCGCCGTCGTGCTGTGGTTCGAGACGGTGACGCGACTCGAACGCGTCGGCGTCGGCTTGCTCGCGGTGACGATGCTCTCGAACGTCGGCGTCGCCGTCGCTTACCTCGACGGCCCGTTTACCGGAGTCCACTTCGTCGCCGCGCTGGGGGTGTTCTTCGGGTTGACCGTCACGCTGTGGGTGTACGGGACGGCTCTCGTCCGACGGACCGGGGGCGAACACGGCCTCCCCTCCATCTGGATGGCGAACGTCCACGTCCTCGCGTGGGTGGTGTGGATGGTCGCCGAGGCACTCGTGTTCACCGGCGACGGCGACACGTGGACGTACTTCGCGGTGCCGGAGTTCGTCGGTGCGGTCCTGCTCGGCCTCTGGGTGGTCGTCCAAGCGCGGCGGGTGCGACAGTCCCCGGGGCGAGGTGCCCACGCGGGACGGTGA
- a CDS encoding arsinothricin resistance N-acetyltransferase ArsN1 family B yields the protein MTFTLRPATAADAEAVRDIYAPVVRETAISFETEPPDSEEMAARIERKRARFPWLVCTREGTVVGYAYASPYRERAAYRWSVEVSVYVHADWRRHGVARGLYTSLLAALELLGYANAYAVIALPNPESVGFHESVGFEHVGTHHGVGYKHDAWHDVGHWELSVQSHGTDPPEPTPAATRRGSDAYRTAVAAGESGLGE from the coding sequence GTGACGTTCACGCTCAGACCCGCAACGGCCGCGGACGCCGAGGCGGTTCGGGACATCTACGCGCCGGTGGTCCGGGAGACGGCCATCTCCTTCGAGACGGAGCCACCGGACAGCGAGGAGATGGCGGCCCGAATCGAACGCAAGCGGGCGCGGTTCCCGTGGCTGGTCTGTACCCGCGAGGGGACCGTCGTGGGGTACGCCTACGCCAGTCCGTACCGCGAGCGGGCGGCGTACCGGTGGTCGGTCGAAGTGTCAGTGTACGTCCACGCCGACTGGCGGCGACACGGTGTCGCGCGGGGGCTGTACACCTCGCTCCTCGCCGCCCTCGAACTGCTCGGGTACGCCAACGCCTACGCGGTCATCGCGCTCCCCAACCCCGAGAGCGTCGGCTTCCACGAGTCCGTGGGGTTCGAACACGTCGGGACGCACCACGGGGTGGGGTACAAACACGACGCGTGGCACGATGTCGGACACTGGGAGCTGTCGGTACAGAGCCACGGCACGGACCCGCCCGAACCGACGCCCGCCGCGACACGCCGGGGGTCGGACGCGTACCGGACGGCAGTCGCGGCCGGCGAGTCGGGACTCGGAGAGTGA